A region of Desulfolithobacter dissulfuricans DNA encodes the following proteins:
- a CDS encoding sensor histidine kinase — protein sequence MRKKARKNLSLERLWQALDGLRFRVDPGRLFQRRSRGNRRRQVVETGRQPFQLVKYFAFTSLSVILVASLVLSWAVSNKARQVLLARSEAYSLLFAENLNRQVFLQFVLPTVVRYGRIALSNEEQFARLDMIVRNITRGMGIDSVTIFDSRENIISYSTRPELVGKRNVGGIEYQKALQGENSTVLESQGTIFNLLPGTPPVTCKLKTYIPFRQEHQFGERSGTIMGVIEVVKDLSGDLRAIIEMQARIIVLSLAIMGMLFGVLSLIVARGKRILEERAEERRRLEEKLHEAQRLATLGKMVAAVSHEIKNPLGIVRSTAEILSKRISKVAPGNEHLADIIVEETTRLDNIVREFLDFARPRDPKMQRGSLNELILRATRFMEPEFEKHGVVLNLQLYPHLPDVVMDSEQIYQVLLNMMFNAVQAMPEGGTLTLTTRPCTRGAGVILEVADTGVGMEREKMEQIFTPFFTDKNRGTGLGLAIAKNIVEKHGGRIEVESRQGEGSVFTVYLGCEKIPEPEMETGIGQE from the coding sequence GTGAGAAAAAAGGCACGTAAAAACCTCTCCCTTGAACGGCTATGGCAGGCGCTGGATGGTCTCCGTTTCCGGGTCGATCCGGGCCGGCTCTTTCAGCGCCGTTCCCGGGGCAACCGGCGACGTCAGGTCGTGGAGACCGGTCGGCAGCCGTTTCAGCTGGTCAAGTACTTTGCCTTTACCAGTCTTTCGGTGATCCTCGTCGCCTCGCTGGTGCTTTCCTGGGCGGTTTCCAACAAGGCCCGCCAGGTGCTCCTTGCCCGTAGCGAAGCCTATTCGCTGCTCTTCGCGGAAAACCTGAACCGCCAGGTATTCCTCCAGTTTGTCCTGCCCACCGTGGTCCGCTATGGCCGTATCGCCCTGTCCAACGAGGAACAGTTTGCCCGCCTGGACATGATCGTCCGCAACATAACCCGGGGTATGGGGATCGATTCGGTGACCATCTTTGATTCCCGGGAAAATATTATTTCCTATTCCACCAGGCCGGAACTGGTGGGTAAACGGAATGTGGGCGGGATCGAATACCAGAAGGCGCTTCAGGGTGAGAACTCCACTGTGCTGGAAAGCCAGGGAACTATTTTCAATCTGCTCCCCGGCACCCCACCGGTCACCTGCAAGCTCAAGACTTATATTCCCTTTCGTCAGGAGCACCAGTTCGGTGAACGCAGCGGTACCATCATGGGCGTGATCGAGGTGGTCAAGGATCTTTCCGGCGACCTCCGGGCCATCATCGAGATGCAGGCCCGGATCATTGTTTTGTCCCTGGCCATCATGGGCATGCTGTTCGGGGTGCTCAGTCTGATCGTGGCCCGGGGCAAGAGGATCCTGGAGGAACGGGCCGAGGAACGGCGGCGCCTGGAAGAGAAACTGCACGAGGCCCAGCGGCTGGCGACCCTTGGCAAGATGGTGGCCGCGGTCTCCCATGAGATCAAGAATCCCCTGGGCATTGTCCGCTCCACCGCCGAAATTCTGAGCAAACGGATCAGCAAGGTGGCGCCGGGCAACGAGCACCTGGCCGATATCATCGTCGAGGAGACCACCCGGCTGGACAATATCGTTCGCGAGTTTCTCGACTTTGCCCGGCCCCGGGACCCGAAGATGCAGAGAGGTTCCCTGAACGAGCTGATCCTGCGAGCCACCCGGTTCATGGAACCGGAGTTTGAAAAACATGGCGTGGTCCTGAACCTGCAGCTCTATCCCCATCTTCCGGATGTGGTCATGGACAGTGAGCAGATCTACCAGGTTCTGCTCAACATGATGTTCAACGCGGTCCAGGCCATGCCCGAGGGCGGAACCCTGACCCTCACCACCCGGCCCTGTACCCGGGGCGCCGGGGTGATTCTGGAGGTGGCGGACACCGGGGTGGGTATGGAACGGGAGAAGATGGAGCAGATTTTCACGCCCTTTTTCACCGACAAGAATCGGGGTACCGGCCTCGGGTTGGCCATTGCCAAAAATATCGTCGAAAAACATGGCGGCCGGATCGAGGTGGAGAGCCGGCAGGGAGAGGGCAGTGTCTTTACCGTTTATCTTGGCTGTGAAAAGATCCCTGAGCCGGAAATGGAAACCGGGATCGGGCAGGAATGA
- a CDS encoding ABC transporter ATP-binding protein, whose protein sequence is MMASRRPSSPRKEQWAAALRVDELSFHDRGPYSFTVEAGQCVGLHGASGAGKTLLLRAMVDLDPHQGTVWLGDTRQEEIPAPRWRRRVGLLPAESFWWYDLVGEHFSRPPASEQLVRLGFGPEVLGWRISRLSTGEKQRLAFLRLLANRPEALLLDEPTASLDAANIKRVEQLVLEYMQSRQVPVLWVSHDPEQLQRVADWRLFMDGDSVLHREA, encoded by the coding sequence ATGATGGCTTCGCGTCGTCCGAGTTCCCCCCGGAAAGAGCAGTGGGCAGCGGCCCTGCGGGTTGATGAGCTGAGCTTTCATGACCGCGGTCCCTATAGTTTCACTGTGGAAGCCGGGCAGTGCGTTGGTCTGCACGGGGCTTCTGGAGCCGGCAAGACCCTGCTGCTGCGGGCCATGGTGGATCTGGATCCCCACCAGGGCACGGTCTGGCTTGGTGATACCCGCCAGGAGGAGATTCCGGCTCCCCGGTGGCGGCGCCGGGTTGGGCTGCTGCCGGCCGAGAGTTTCTGGTGGTACGACTTGGTCGGCGAGCATTTTTCCCGGCCACCGGCCAGCGAACAGCTGGTCAGGCTTGGTTTCGGTCCCGAGGTACTGGGCTGGCGGATCAGCCGGCTTTCCACCGGGGAAAAACAGCGCCTTGCCTTTCTTCGTCTTCTGGCCAACCGTCCCGAGGCCCTGCTGCTCGACGAACCCACCGCCAGCCTGGACGCAGCCAACATAAAGCGGGTGGAGCAACTTGTCCTGGAGTACATGCAGAGCAGGCAGGTGCCCGTTCTCTGGGTCAGCCACGATCCGGAGCAGCTGCAGCGGGTGGCCGACTGGCGACTGTTCATGGACGGGGACTCCGTTCTGCACCGGGAGGCATGA